The Spirochaetota bacterium genome contains a region encoding:
- a CDS encoding glycosyltransferase family 39 protein → MDALTQLRKDPALLTLIVLSLGLLVLKIVFIAMTGVVDDEALYYVWGQNLSLGYLDHEPMVAYINRLSTMIFGATPFGLRIGGILLWIAGSAVAYGFGKSLNNAASGLLFLALVNLTPFFAGNAFVMTTDTPSLLFIFLTVWMYYLGLFKDKRYFYLAGIALGLAMLSRSSVAGVVFAIGIFMLISHRRKEYLLSREFWLSCLIAVAIYTPFLIWNAQNDWIFFRYALGRQLVKAGGGFRGFFELWISQLGLYFPALFFSLACLVPWYTARGVLHAIKGTDDARERKFFLAIISFIPAIFILQKSLTVKVEANWPAFMWAGAAALLALWLSERWRMPAKIAFLVNSVLAAILTALVLLHAIHPFLPVKPSVDVTRRYYTYQAFNGALKDHYRTAMDTNVRIAGLNYQIPSMASFYLKPHKQPLCLDFGTYHATAYEFWFSDSSLIGESMYLITGAGDAGNSNAASARFKSMRYDGCFTSYRGKEAITSFDVFYCTGYRGNGKTNTRWRPRHAHARH, encoded by the coding sequence ATGGATGCACTTACCCAGCTTCGAAAAGATCCGGCATTGCTGACGCTTATCGTTCTCTCGCTCGGGCTGCTCGTACTTAAGATCGTGTTCATCGCCATGACCGGTGTCGTCGATGATGAAGCCCTCTATTATGTATGGGGGCAGAACCTTTCGCTCGGCTATCTCGACCATGAGCCCATGGTTGCGTACATCAATAGGCTGAGCACGATGATATTCGGGGCGACGCCGTTCGGCCTGCGCATCGGCGGGATACTGCTCTGGATAGCGGGCTCAGCGGTCGCATATGGTTTCGGCAAAAGTCTCAACAATGCAGCGAGCGGTCTTCTTTTTCTTGCCCTTGTCAACCTTACACCGTTCTTTGCCGGCAATGCATTCGTGATGACGACGGATACGCCGTCGCTCCTTTTTATTTTTCTTACCGTATGGATGTATTATCTTGGATTGTTCAAGGATAAGCGATATTTCTATCTCGCAGGTATTGCGCTCGGGCTGGCAATGCTTTCGCGGAGTTCCGTTGCCGGTGTGGTGTTCGCCATCGGCATATTCATGCTCATCTCGCATCGCCGTAAGGAATATCTGCTTTCCAGGGAGTTCTGGCTTTCCTGTCTCATAGCCGTCGCTATCTATACACCGTTCCTCATATGGAATGCGCAGAATGATTGGATATTCTTCCGCTATGCGCTCGGGCGTCAGCTCGTAAAGGCAGGAGGCGGTTTCCGCGGGTTCTTTGAATTATGGATATCGCAGCTCGGGCTTTATTTCCCGGCGTTGTTTTTTTCCCTCGCATGTCTCGTCCCCTGGTATACCGCGCGGGGTGTGCTGCATGCCATAAAGGGTACGGATGATGCCCGTGAGCGGAAATTCTTTCTCGCGATCATTTCTTTCATACCGGCGATCTTCATCCTGCAGAAGTCGTTAACGGTGAAGGTCGAGGCGAATTGGCCGGCATTCATGTGGGCGGGCGCGGCCGCGCTTCTTGCGCTCTGGCTTTCCGAGCGATGGAGGATGCCGGCGAAGATAGCATTCCTGGTGAACAGCGTGCTTGCGGCGATACTGACCGCACTTGTTCTGCTTCATGCGATACATCCCTTCCTTCCTGTCAAGCCGAGCGTCGATGTCACCCGCCGCTACTATACCTATCAGGCGTTCAATGGTGCGCTGAAAGACCACTATCGTACAGCAATGGATACGAATGTGCGTATCGCGGGACTCAATTATCAAATACCGTCGATGGCGTCGTTCTATCTGAAGCCGCACAAGCAGCCGCTGTGCCTCGATTTCGGCACCTATCATGCGACCGCATATGAATTCTGGTTCTCTGACAGTTCGCTTATCGGGGAGTCGATGTATCTCATCACCGGAGCGGGTGATGCAGGCAATTCGAACGCGGCATCCGCAAGATTCAAGAGCATGCGCTATGACGGATGCTTTACCTCGTACCGCGGGAAGGAAGCGATAACATCATTTGATGTGTTCTATTGCACCGGATACCGGGGCAATGGGAAGACGAATACACGATGGAGACCCCGTCACGCCCACGCTCGTCATTGA
- a CDS encoding ERCC4 domain-containing protein, which yields MEYKHPTTSYAHPPIRIIADDRERGSGVIEKLRTYADASVSTARLITGDYRADNTILFERKTLRDLAMSIIDGRLFRQASRLAGSGVRPVMILEGMPKDLEGMNIARGSMQGALIAITVFYGIPVLRTIDAADTAHTIMLTARQSARYASGALKRPGYRPKGEHARRLFILQGIPGIGARRAELLLQRFGSIHKIVNASEAELMEIEGIAEGVARKMTSLLRGTKEHATERGIDGIRGREYTVVHGSIE from the coding sequence ATGGAGTACAAACATCCCACTACATCGTACGCGCATCCGCCGATACGCATCATCGCCGACGACCGTGAGCGGGGTTCCGGCGTCATTGAAAAATTACGAACGTATGCCGATGCAAGCGTTTCAACAGCGCGTCTGATCACCGGCGACTATCGTGCAGACAACACCATACTTTTCGAGCGAAAGACGCTCAGGGATCTCGCCATGTCCATTATCGATGGAAGACTGTTCCGTCAGGCTTCACGTCTCGCCGGGAGCGGCGTCCGTCCGGTGATGATACTTGAAGGAATGCCGAAAGACTTAGAGGGCATGAACATTGCCCGCGGATCGATGCAGGGGGCACTCATAGCGATAACCGTTTTCTACGGGATACCCGTACTTCGAACGATCGATGCTGCCGACACTGCGCATACGATAATGCTGACCGCGCGTCAGTCGGCGAGATACGCTTCGGGTGCGCTTAAGAGACCGGGCTATCGTCCGAAGGGGGAACATGCGCGCAGGCTTTTCATACTGCAGGGAATTCCGGGGATCGGGGCGAGGAGGGCGGAACTGTTATTGCAGCGCTTCGGATCTATTCATAAGATCGTCAATGCGAGCGAGGCAGAGCTTATGGAAATAGAAGGCATCGCGGAAGGTGTTGCGCGAAAGATGACATCGCTTCTTCGGGGCACAAAAGAACATGCAACAGAACGGGGGATTGACGGTATTCGGGGGCGAGAATATACTGTCGTGCATGGAAGTATCGAATAG
- a CDS encoding beta-galactosidase, translating into MRPIEKAAVMAGLLAAFVGNAFFLSPAAYAEQQYPGAKSTSVGFDPAVRISHSMYQRGNKPRTRGAQEYADIAAAGVATISSWLWWNYIQTNRDDRGYQYDFSIPDSACALAAQQGLNIRMGVMSSSHNLPDFLEHTLMVDQNGIIVKDHPDAIKRYATRIPSPHSREAFTAYTNYAAALMQRYVKDNSIVDWLFNFGNVETTFFDKPGKFMPDGQPVIYDYSPAAQDDFRSYLRDVRHFSLEDIQKRYGRAFVSWDDVALPKPDTTQESDLRLAWFDFQLFRRWRVFNNGLAIAELASRMGVRSYVMNLERTATAVEAKRYGKTGAGIDITHSERRFSYILFSKFRSQFGWDIPFYCEPMAIQKLAESTEVVAAGLYHALSFAAVGYQWLGSESIRPGVETVEEYVKKRKASLDILLRTQDVFGHITGARRVQADAAFIDSYIGALASSRTFRLSDRNFDAQELALCDSIIENIYQPDAICDDTDDELSNYRILVDWGNTVVDGAGLDRIVSYVKNGGVYLTYASSGRFIAGEKDSYSSVSNKALSLFGIDAVFNFKHAQTSAMTTIPQTLQAATVLLTNCALLVRSAQPYETLATNAAGAPFMLRYAVGKGSVLLLLGTPLYASSPTRAFFENVFKNEHVRVPFSTSDRDIRLSVLKKGGSHFIVAYNQSEKRTVTASLTPGLTPGKYTATDRMQPEIVAGTICENDGTVKATFAPFELRVFEISMK; encoded by the coding sequence ATGCGTCCAATTGAAAAAGCAGCGGTAATGGCCGGTCTCCTGGCGGCGTTCGTCGGGAATGCGTTCTTCTTATCGCCCGCGGCATATGCTGAGCAGCAATACCCCGGGGCCAAAAGCACATCGGTCGGTTTCGATCCCGCCGTGCGCATCAGCCATTCTATGTATCAGCGTGGAAATAAACCAAGGACCCGGGGGGCGCAGGAATATGCCGATATCGCCGCAGCAGGTGTCGCAACGATATCATCGTGGCTGTGGTGGAATTACATCCAGACAAACCGTGATGACAGGGGATATCAGTATGACTTTTCGATACCTGACTCAGCGTGTGCACTGGCGGCACAACAGGGGCTCAACATCCGCATGGGTGTCATGTCGAGCTCCCATAATCTTCCGGATTTTCTGGAGCATACGCTCATGGTGGATCAGAACGGAATTATTGTAAAGGACCACCCGGATGCAATAAAACGGTATGCGACGAGGATACCATCACCGCACAGCCGCGAAGCGTTCACAGCGTATACGAATTATGCCGCAGCCCTCATGCAGCGGTATGTGAAAGACAATTCCATCGTTGACTGGCTATTCAATTTCGGGAACGTGGAAACGACGTTTTTCGACAAACCGGGCAAATTCATGCCCGATGGTCAGCCGGTTATTTACGACTATTCCCCGGCGGCACAGGATGACTTTCGCTCCTATTTGAGGGACGTGAGACATTTCTCATTGGAAGATATTCAAAAAAGATATGGCAGAGCGTTCGTTTCCTGGGATGATGTAGCGCTGCCGAAACCCGACACTACACAGGAGTCCGATCTAAGGCTTGCATGGTTCGATTTCCAGCTATTCCGCCGATGGCGCGTGTTCAACAATGGGCTTGCAATCGCAGAATTGGCTTCGAGGATGGGCGTGCGTTCATATGTGATGAATCTCGAGCGCACTGCAACTGCAGTTGAGGCAAAACGGTACGGCAAGACCGGTGCCGGTATCGACATTACGCATTCTGAAAGAAGATTCAGCTACATTCTCTTCTCGAAATTCCGCAGCCAATTCGGCTGGGACATCCCGTTCTACTGTGAGCCGATGGCCATCCAAAAGCTTGCCGAATCGACTGAAGTCGTTGCCGCGGGGCTATACCATGCATTGTCATTCGCTGCTGTCGGTTATCAGTGGCTGGGGAGTGAGTCCATACGACCTGGAGTCGAGACCGTCGAAGAGTATGTAAAAAAGCGGAAAGCAAGCCTCGATATTCTCCTCAGGACGCAAGATGTGTTCGGCCATATCACCGGTGCACGTCGTGTCCAAGCGGATGCCGCGTTCATCGATTCCTATATCGGAGCGCTCGCATCATCACGGACATTTCGCCTATCCGACAGGAATTTTGATGCGCAGGAACTGGCACTCTGCGACAGCATTATCGAAAACATATATCAGCCAGATGCCATTTGTGACGATACGGATGACGAGCTTTCGAATTATCGAATTCTTGTGGACTGGGGGAATACGGTCGTCGACGGGGCCGGTCTTGACAGGATAGTTTCCTATGTAAAGAACGGCGGTGTTTATCTCACCTATGCATCGTCCGGCAGATTCATCGCGGGCGAAAAGGATTCCTATTCGTCCGTAAGCAACAAAGCCCTTTCTCTGTTCGGCATCGATGCGGTTTTCAACTTCAAGCATGCGCAGACATCCGCAATGACCACGATACCGCAGACGCTTCAAGCCGCCACTGTCCTCCTGACCAATTGCGCACTTCTCGTTCGCTCTGCTCAGCCGTATGAAACACTCGCAACGAACGCAGCCGGTGCTCCGTTCATGCTCCGGTATGCGGTCGGCAAAGGAAGTGTCCTGCTCCTTCTGGGAACACCGCTGTACGCCTCGTCACCGACACGAGCATTTTTTGAGAACGTCTTCAAGAACGAACATGTTCGTGTCCCATTTTCCACAAGCGATCGCGACATACGTCTTTCCGTGCTGAAAAAGGGGGGTAGCCACTTCATTGTAGCGTATAACCAAAGCGAAAAGAGGACCGTCACGGCGTCCCTCACTCCTGGCCTTACGCCCGGAAAATACACAGCGACGGACCGTATGCAGCCGGAAATCGTGGCTGGGACGATCTGCGAGAATGACGGGACCGTGAAAGCGACGTTCGCACCGTTCGAACTTCGTGTGTTTGAAATTTCAATGAAATAA